The sequence CACACCTGTCCCGTCTGGAGTGGGCCAGTCATTCCCGAAAATCATGACCTTCTCCCTGACTCCTGCAGCCACCTGGGAGACAAAAGGAAGAAGATTGTTGGGATATTCCGGGTCTTCCCCAATTCTTCCCGAAGAATGAGCCCCTACGGGATTAAAGTAACGGAGTATGGTAACATCCCATCCTTTGGCTTTTGCCGCATCAATCAGGATCTGCTCCATCATCAGTTTTGTCTGTCCATAGGGATTGGTCGCCTGCAGACGGGCATCTTCTTTAACAGGCACAGATTCGGGATCTCCGTAGACTGTGGCTGAGGAGGAGAAAACCAGCTGCTTCACACCCCGTTCATCCATGACCTTATAAAGGTTTAAAGATCCTGTGATATTATTGTCATAGTAGATCAGTGGTTTTTCAACAGACTCACCCACCGATTTTAATGCGGCAAAATGAATGACTCCACTGATCCCGGGTTCCTGATCAAAGACCTTCCGCAGGGCGATTATATCCTTCAGATCCACTTCATAAAAAGGAAGCTTCTTTCCACTCAGTTCTTCAACTCGACGAACGGCTTCCATGGATG comes from Oceanispirochaeta sp. and encodes:
- the galE gene encoding UDP-glucose 4-epimerase GalE, whose protein sequence is MGKILITGGAGYIASHTNVELLEAGYDIVLADNLCNSSMEAVRRVEELSGKKLPFYEVDLKDIIALRKVFDQEPGISGVIHFAALKSVGESVEKPLIYYDNNITGSLNLYKVMDERGVKQLVFSSSATVYGDPESVPVKEDARLQATNPYGQTKLMMEQILIDAAKAKGWDVTILRYFNPVGAHSSGRIGEDPEYPNNLLPFVSQVAAGVREKVMIFGNDWPTPDGTGVRDYIHVVDLAKAHVKALEKLKVKKGVSIYNVGTGIGFSVLEMIKAFEEVCGHNIPWEFGPRRAGDIATVYGDPAFAEKELNWKAESRLKEMVASAWKWQSDNPKGYK